Genomic DNA from Alistipes indistinctus YIT 12060:
GATGTCGTCGAATACGCGGTCGTTGTACAGTTGGTTGCCTCGCATAGCTGCTTCAGAAGCATTGAGGCGCCCCCGGAAATAATGTGCGACCGAAATCTGGCATTTGACCGTTTCACAGCCCGCCTCTTCGGCTACACGGTGCCGGATGAACCGGTGCAGGCCATTCAGGCTCAGCCTTCGCCTTTCGGGGTGGATATAGTTATAGTAGTTGGAGGCGTGCAACAGGAAATTCCCGTCATAAAATACGCCGATACGGCAGGAGGTATTGATCGAATTCATTCTGACTAATCGCTAATATTGCATAAATCATGTGAAATAAACTCTTCTATGAACCTAGGAAACGCTATGCGCTATAAATTATACAAATATACAAATGAAATAGCTAAATATGCAACTTTAATCCGCTTTTTACTCTGTTTGGACATGAAATTCGCACAAAAACGCATGGAAATGTGCCTAAACCTTTTTTGCGGCCAAGCAGTATAAGGCTATTTGCATTAATCTTTAGAAAGATTAACTTTGAAAAAAATTAATTAACTTAGGATACAAGGATGGATTTGGATAAGTTGCTGGCGGAACTCGACGGCATCGGCCGCATCGCCCGGAGTTGGAAGGAACAGGATCGGGTAGCTGAAATTGAGCGGCAAATTATATTGGATAAGCTCCGGCATATTTATGAAAAGGTGATGTTTTCCGGTGGCGTTGAAGTTTGCGAAAGCCCTGCCGGGAAGCAGACGGCACCGCAAGCGGCAGATCGTGTCGGTGCTGCGGTTGGTGGAGCAGCCGGACCGTCTGAGTCATCTGTACCGATTGTTGAAGCGAATGAACCCCTCCCTGGCGTAGATGGGAAAATCGCATCCGAAATGTCTGCTGTGACGGATAGGTTTCCACACCCGGAAGTGTTAGATAGGACTGAGGATGCTCAACCGGTTTCAGAGCCCGAGGCGGAACAAGGCGAGTTTGTTCCGCAGCCGGAAGAACCTGAATCTGTTTCGGGAGAGGCCGAAGCAGGAAATATCGAGGTTTCCATGACGGTCGAAGAGCATAGCGTCGAACAAAAGCTCTTCAGCGATGAGCCGCTCGTGCGGACCCGGGTGGACAAGCGGGTGATCTTGTCGCTTTACGGCGATGACTCTTCTCCTCGCAAAACCGTTACCCAGGTTCCTTCCCAATACCGGACCGATGAGCCGCAATCATCCGTGCCGCAATTCCCGTTGCAACCGGACGCCGCCGCCCCGGAATCCGTTCCGGTACCAGATCCGGTGATCGAAACGGTCGGTTCTGTCGTGCTTGGGGGCGAAAGCGTTCCGCATGTCGAAATCCCGCACAAAAAGGTGCTCGGAGAAACCCTCGCCAACCAGACGGCGGCTGTCAACGAAGTGATCGGTAAAAAGGCCGCTCACACGGATGTCGCATCCCGCCTGCGGGCGAGCCAGATCACGGATTTGAGGCACAGCATCGGTATCAACGACCGCTTTTTACTGATTCGCGACCTGTTCGGCGGTAAAGCGGAAGAGTACGAGCGGGTGATTGATGAATTGGACGCCTTTACGGAGCTTGACGATGCGATGATCTATATTCAGGAAAATTTCGAGTGGAATCCCGACTGTGACGGTGCAACGCTGCTGGTGGAACTGCTTGAACGTAAACTCGACCGCTGATGGGCAAGCTTTTTCTGGTGCCTACGCCGATCGGCAATCTCGACGACATTACCTTGCGGGCGATCAAAGTGTTATCGTCGGCCGATATCGTGTTGGCCGAAGATACCCGCACTACGCAGGTGTTGCTGAAGCATTTGGGGTTGGACAAGAAGCTCTGGAGCCATCACAAATTCAACGAACATGCAGCGGTCGAATCCGTTGCTGCGACGATTGCCGCCGGAGAGACGGTGGCGTTGGTGTCGGATGCGGGGACACCGGGAATTTCCGATCCCGGGTTCCTGTTGGTGCGCACCTGTCTCGAACATGGCATCGAAGTGGAAACTCTTCCCGGTGCGACGGCTTTTGTCCCGGCGCTGGTCAACAGCGGTTTCCCCTGCGACCGGTTCTGTTTCGAAGGTTTCCTGCCCCCGAAAAAGGGGCGTTCGCGGCGGTTGCAGCAACTCGCCGATGAGGAGCGGACGATGATTTTTTATGAATCTCCCTACCGTTTGGTCAAAACGCTGGCCCAGTTTGCCGAGTTGTTCGGCCCGGACCGCGAAGCTTCCGTTTCGCGGGAGCTGACCAAAAAGTTCGAAGAGAATGTTCGTGGCACGTTGCGGGAACTGATCGTTCACTTTTCTGCCCGGGAGGTGAAAGGGGAGATTGTAATCGTCCTCGGAGGCAAACCCCGCAAAGCGAAACGGGAGGATGCCGATAATGGTGCGGTAGACGATGCGGAGGAGAACGGTTTACAGGAGGATTGACCGTGTTGACACGATTTATTATGGAACACGAAAGCAGCAATGACGGCGACAGAAGAAAAAAATACGACCGGAAATTCAGGAGGAAGCGGGGCTGAGGCCAACCCCACGTCCTCTCCCTCGTGGCGCGGCTTCCGCCGCTTCGTGCGCGGTCGCTTTGATTTGAGCGAGGACAAGGCATCCGAGAGCGAAGTGATCGAAAATATTCGCAAAGGGATCGAGTTTAAAGGAACGAACCTGTGGGTATTGGTGTTTGCGACCTTCATCGCATCGTTGGGACTGAACGTCAATTCGACCGCCGTGATTATCGGCGCGATGTTGATCTCGCCGTTGATGGGACCGATTATGGGGATCGGGCTCTCGGTCGGAATCA
This window encodes:
- the rsmI gene encoding 16S rRNA (cytidine(1402)-2'-O)-methyltransferase, which codes for MGKLFLVPTPIGNLDDITLRAIKVLSSADIVLAEDTRTTQVLLKHLGLDKKLWSHHKFNEHAAVESVAATIAAGETVALVSDAGTPGISDPGFLLVRTCLEHGIEVETLPGATAFVPALVNSGFPCDRFCFEGFLPPKKGRSRRLQQLADEERTMIFYESPYRLVKTLAQFAELFGPDREASVSRELTKKFEENVRGTLRELIVHFSAREVKGEIVIVLGGKPRKAKREDADNGAVDDAEENGLQED